From a region of the Bacillus oleivorans genome:
- a CDS encoding class I SAM-dependent methyltransferase has protein sequence MGREFLDLFAEWADSYDQTVSGHDPQYMDVFSNYDQILEEVANRAISPVLEFGVGTGNLTQVMLQKDLKVTGVEPSKEMRQIAIQKLPSFAEIKEGDFLTFPIQKEIGSIVSTYAFHHLTDEEKEKAFRIYSSMLIKGQKIVFADTMFESELAYTTMIEDAKQKGYNRLAGDLLSEYYTTIPKMKAMVTAAGFSVEFKQLNPFVWVMEAIKQ, from the coding sequence GTGGGCCGTGAATTTTTAGATTTATTTGCCGAGTGGGCAGATTCATATGATCAAACTGTTTCAGGTCATGATCCTCAATATATGGATGTCTTTTCAAACTACGATCAAATTTTAGAAGAAGTGGCGAATCGGGCGATTAGTCCCGTATTAGAATTTGGAGTAGGAACAGGAAACCTGACACAAGTCATGCTGCAGAAAGACTTAAAGGTTACTGGTGTCGAGCCATCTAAAGAAATGAGACAAATTGCTATTCAAAAGCTCCCTTCTTTCGCTGAAATTAAAGAAGGAGACTTTTTGACTTTTCCGATACAAAAGGAGATCGGAAGTATAGTTAGTACTTATGCCTTTCATCATTTGACAGATGAGGAGAAAGAAAAAGCATTTCGCATCTATTCTTCCATGCTAATCAAGGGACAAAAGATCGTTTTTGCTGATACCATGTTTGAATCGGAGCTTGCATATACTACAATGATAGAAGATGCCAAACAAAAAGGATATAATCGTCTTGCGGGAGATCTTTTATCGGAATACTATACAACAATTCCAAAAATGAAGGCTATGGTAACAGCAGCAGGGTTTAGTGTTGAATTTAAACAGCTGAATCCTTTTGTTTGGGTTATGGAAGCCATTAAACAATAG
- the mtnN gene encoding 5'-methylthioadenosine/S-adenosylhomocysteine nucleosidase yields MKVAIIGAMEEEVVILRDRMSETTITNVAGCEFTEGTLEGREVILSKSGIGKVNAAMSTTLLLQIFKPNYVLNTGSAGGFNPALQVGDLVISSEVRHHDVDVTIFGYEYGQVPQLPAAFKADDRLIGIAQEAAKEIEGVQTVTGLIATGDSFMNDAERVEFVRGKFPELQAAEMEAAAISQVCYQFGTPLLIIRALSDIAGKESNVSFEQFLDKAAKHSAELVVNIVRNL; encoded by the coding sequence ATGAAAGTAGCCATTATTGGTGCAATGGAAGAAGAAGTTGTAATTTTACGGGACAGAATGTCAGAAACAACTATTACAAATGTAGCAGGATGCGAATTTACTGAAGGCACATTAGAAGGCAGAGAAGTAATCTTATCGAAATCAGGGATAGGAAAAGTGAATGCTGCCATGTCTACCACTCTGTTACTGCAAATTTTTAAGCCCAATTATGTTTTAAATACAGGCTCTGCCGGCGGGTTTAATCCTGCGTTACAAGTAGGAGATCTCGTCATTTCATCAGAGGTTCGTCATCACGATGTAGATGTTACGATATTTGGTTATGAATACGGTCAAGTACCCCAGCTTCCTGCCGCTTTTAAAGCCGATGACCGATTAATCGGGATTGCACAAGAAGCTGCTAAGGAAATTGAGGGAGTTCAAACTGTTACAGGGTTAATCGCAACAGGAGATTCGTTTATGAATGATGCGGAGCGAGTAGAATTTGTACGAGGAAAGTTTCCTGAACTGCAAGCAGCAGAAATGGAGGCAGCTGCTATTAGCCAAGTCTGTTATCAGTTTGGAACGCCATTATTGATTATTCGTGCTCTTTCAGATATTGCAGGCAAGGAATCGAACGTTTCATTTGAGCAATTTTTAGATAAAGCTGCTAAACATTCAGCTGAACTAGTAGTCAATATAGTAAGGAACTTATAA
- the cysK gene encoding cysteine synthase A: MNVYKNVHELIGHTPIVELTQFPLPEGVRLFAKLEYFNPGGSIKDRLGIGLLRDAEENGQLQPGGTVIEPTAGNTGIGLALAAIQKGYRVIVCVPEKFSIEKQELMKALGATIVHTPTEKGMKGAIERAHELLKEIPDSFCPQQFENPANPKTYYKTLGPEIWKQLDGQIDVFVAGAGSGGTFTGTSQFLKERNPFIKTVIVEPEGSILNGGEPGSHKTEGIGLEFLPPFLDTKLFDAIHTIHDEDAFKAVKDLARKEGLLVGSSSGAALCASLREAERLDSPGNIITIFPDSSERYLSKKIYEGGI, from the coding sequence ATGAATGTTTACAAAAATGTTCATGAGTTAATCGGTCATACACCAATTGTTGAGTTAACTCAATTTCCCCTTCCTGAAGGAGTACGCCTCTTTGCCAAATTAGAATATTTTAATCCTGGAGGGAGTATAAAAGATCGGCTTGGGATAGGACTTTTGCGTGATGCGGAGGAAAATGGCCAATTACAGCCTGGAGGTACCGTTATTGAGCCAACCGCCGGCAATACGGGAATTGGCTTAGCACTGGCGGCAATCCAAAAAGGATATCGGGTCATCGTCTGTGTACCTGAAAAATTTAGCATCGAAAAACAGGAATTAATGAAGGCTTTAGGTGCAACCATTGTTCATACCCCTACCGAAAAAGGGATGAAAGGGGCCATAGAACGGGCTCATGAGCTATTGAAAGAAATTCCTGATTCATTTTGTCCGCAGCAATTTGAAAATCCAGCTAATCCCAAGACCTATTATAAAACCCTGGGTCCTGAAATCTGGAAACAGTTAGATGGTCAAATTGATGTATTTGTGGCAGGGGCAGGATCGGGTGGAACTTTTACGGGGACATCTCAGTTTTTAAAAGAGCGGAATCCGTTCATCAAGACAGTTATCGTTGAACCTGAAGGTTCAATCTTAAATGGGGGAGAGCCAGGGTCACATAAAACAGAAGGAATCGGGCTGGAATTTCTTCCGCCCTTTTTAGACACGAAGCTTTTCGATGCGATTCATACCATCCATGATGAAGACGCATTTAAGGCTGTAAAGGACTTAGCGAGAAAAGAGGGGCTTTTGGTTGGAAGTTCATCGGGTGCCGCTTTATGTGCAAGTTTACGAGAGGCAGAACGCTTAGACAGTCCGGGGAATATTATAACGATTTTTCCAGATAGCAGTGAAAGGTATTTGAGTAAGAAAATATATGAAGGCGGGATCTAA
- a CDS encoding bifunctional cystathionine gamma-lyase/homocysteine desulfhydrase, whose product MRKKTQLIHGGIVGDEQTGAVSVPIYQVSTYKQEAVGKHKGFEYSRTGNPTRFALEELIKDLEGGVAGFAFGSGMAAITAVIMLFDAGDHVILTDDVYGGTYRVMTKVLNRFKIESTFVDTSNIENVKQAIKPNTKAVYIETPTNPLLKITDIAAVSKWAKDLGLLTIVDNTFSTPYWQNPIGLGADIVLHSATKYLGGHSDVVAGLVVVNNQKLAEDLHFVQNSTGGILGPQDSWLLMRGIKTLGVRMEEHEHNTIKIVSFLNNHPSVKKVYYPGLDTHPHHEIAKKQAQGFGGMVSFDVGSGEKADQLLEKVKYFTLAESLGAVESLISVPAKMTHASIPADRREELGITDGLIRISVGLEDAEDLIEDLKQALED is encoded by the coding sequence GTGAGAAAAAAAACCCAGCTTATCCACGGAGGAATTGTGGGAGATGAACAAACAGGAGCGGTTTCCGTACCGATTTACCAAGTCAGTACTTATAAACAAGAAGCCGTTGGCAAGCATAAAGGATTTGAATATTCTAGAACAGGAAATCCGACGAGATTTGCGCTTGAAGAGTTAATCAAGGATCTTGAGGGCGGAGTTGCCGGATTTGCATTTGGTTCGGGGATGGCCGCAATTACAGCTGTAATCATGCTGTTTGATGCAGGCGATCATGTCATCTTGACAGATGACGTGTATGGCGGAACCTACCGCGTCATGACAAAGGTTTTAAACCGATTTAAGATAGAATCTACCTTTGTCGATACAAGTAATATCGAAAATGTAAAACAAGCTATAAAACCAAATACAAAAGCTGTTTATATTGAAACACCTACGAATCCGCTTCTAAAAATTACGGATATAGCGGCCGTTTCTAAATGGGCCAAAGATCTGGGCTTGCTTACTATTGTAGATAATACATTTTCTACACCATACTGGCAGAACCCAATCGGACTGGGTGCTGATATTGTACTTCATAGTGCGACAAAATATTTGGGCGGGCACAGTGATGTAGTAGCTGGGCTAGTGGTGGTAAACAATCAAAAATTAGCTGAGGATCTTCATTTTGTTCAAAATTCTACAGGTGGTATCTTAGGTCCCCAAGACTCATGGCTATTAATGAGGGGAATTAAAACACTTGGTGTCAGAATGGAAGAACATGAGCATAACACAATTAAAATTGTTTCTTTCTTAAACAATCATCCTAGTGTAAAAAAAGTTTACTATCCTGGACTTGATACTCACCCGCACCATGAGATTGCGAAGAAACAAGCCCAAGGCTTTGGCGGGATGGTTTCATTCGATGTCGGAAGCGGTGAAAAGGCTGACCAACTCCTAGAAAAGGTCAAATATTTTACCTTAGCCGAAAGCCTAGGAGCCGTGGAGAGTCTGATATCGGTCCCTGCTAAAATGACACATGCCTCGATTCCAGCTGACAGACGTGAGGAGTTAGGAATTACGGATGGGTTAATCCGTATATCTGTAGGTCTTGAAGATGCAGAGGATTTAATTGAGGATCTGAAACAGGCATTAGAAGACTGA
- a CDS encoding YrhC family protein, translated as MKILKGKVEDYQRFAYVLLAVSGFLYFGAVIPTIEKTEFGHVLLMAGTIFFITAATACLFYARHCKRCLHEIEEDQNV; from the coding sequence ATGAAGATTCTAAAAGGAAAAGTAGAAGATTATCAAAGATTTGCTTATGTTTTATTAGCGGTAAGCGGATTTTTATATTTCGGTGCTGTGATCCCTACCATTGAAAAAACTGAATTTGGGCATGTTTTATTAATGGCAGGAACCATTTTTTTTATAACCGCAGCAACCGCATGCCTGTTTTATGCAAGGCATTGTAAGAGATGTCTCCATGAAATAGAAGAGGATCAAAATGTATAA